In one window of Nocardiopsis aegyptia DNA:
- a CDS encoding PhzF family phenazine biosynthesis protein: protein MPEYTVVDAFTDRPLAGNPAAVLVLDDTYPDEWAQGVAAEFNLSETAFARPVDDEDADYELRWFTPSVEIDLCGHATLATAHTLRERGVPGPYRFTTRSGILPVTSDEGMLWMDFPTKPATPAEVPEGLAAALGIEPLSVGRGGTGDLLVEVADEATVRGLAPDMTALAAVEARVVIVTAPGKEYDFVSRVFGPRVGVTEDPVTGSAHTVLVPFWAERLGRTEFLAHQASARGGDLQLRLPEDRPGRVLIGGSAVSVAHGTLHL, encoded by the coding sequence ATGCCTGAGTACACCGTGGTCGACGCCTTCACCGACCGGCCCCTGGCCGGCAACCCCGCAGCCGTCCTCGTCCTGGACGACACCTACCCCGACGAGTGGGCCCAGGGCGTGGCCGCCGAGTTCAACCTCTCCGAGACCGCCTTCGCCCGCCCCGTGGACGACGAGGACGCCGACTACGAGCTGCGCTGGTTCACGCCCAGCGTCGAGATCGACCTGTGCGGCCACGCCACCCTGGCCACCGCCCACACCCTGCGCGAGCGCGGCGTCCCCGGGCCCTACCGCTTCACCACCCGCAGCGGGATCCTCCCGGTCACTTCCGACGAGGGCATGCTGTGGATGGACTTCCCCACCAAGCCGGCCACGCCGGCCGAGGTGCCCGAGGGCCTGGCCGCCGCCCTGGGCATCGAACCGCTGTCGGTGGGACGCGGCGGCACCGGCGACCTGCTCGTGGAGGTGGCCGACGAGGCGACCGTCCGCGGCCTGGCCCCGGACATGACCGCGCTGGCCGCCGTGGAGGCGCGGGTCGTCATCGTCACCGCGCCGGGCAAGGAGTACGACTTCGTGTCGCGCGTGTTCGGGCCGCGGGTCGGGGTGACGGAGGACCCGGTCACCGGCAGCGCGCACACGGTTCTGGTGCCGTTCTGGGCCGAGCGCCTGGGCCGCACCGAGTTCCTCGCCCACCAGGCCTCCGCGCGCGGCGGCGACCTGCAGCTGCGCCTGCCCGAGGACCGTCCCGGACGCGTGCTCATCGGCGGCTCGGCGGTCTCGGTCGCCCACGGCACCCTGCACCTGTAA
- a CDS encoding Lrp/AsnC family transcriptional regulator, with product MAVPLDDTDRRIIALLRGDGRMSIRAVAEQAHISRANAYSRLERLRDEGVIRGFTAVIDPEKYGTSLSAYVSVRIEQHSWDRFRGYLRDIPEVDHAALVSGDVDLLLLVRVTDAAALRTFVLERLQRIPEVKSTQTMFILDEPQL from the coding sequence ATGGCTGTGCCGTTGGACGACACCGACCGCCGCATCATCGCCCTCCTGCGCGGCGACGGTCGCATGTCCATCCGGGCGGTCGCGGAGCAGGCGCACATCTCACGCGCCAACGCCTACTCGCGGCTCGAACGGCTGCGCGACGAGGGCGTCATCCGCGGCTTCACCGCCGTCATCGACCCGGAGAAGTACGGAACGTCCCTGTCGGCGTACGTGTCCGTGCGCATCGAGCAGCACTCCTGGGACCGGTTCCGCGGCTACCTGCGCGACATCCCCGAGGTCGACCACGCCGCCCTGGTCTCCGGCGACGTCGACCTCCTCCTGCTCGTCCGCGTCACCGACGCCGCGGCGCTGCGCACCTTCGTCCTGGAGCGCCTCCAGCGCATCCCCGAGGTCAAGAGCACGCAGACGATGTTCATCCTCGACGAACCGCAGCTGTGA